In Lotus japonicus ecotype B-129 chromosome 5, LjGifu_v1.2, one genomic interval encodes:
- the LOC130720733 gene encoding OVARIAN TUMOR DOMAIN-containing deubiquitinating enzyme 4-like: MSVCFAAGQSSINSVVVLNGRSQLLLSSNTSGLWSRGISTSFSSSLNHVGLSICTKSSSSTIMGQTIRGGCLGSCCSKQTGNTQFFSSVVPRKRHRGISLACQSINMRLLVPKQKMKVRCNVGPITWPHGCASVGLIFGLFVCNLSSEPAHAEAKYENEKGKDDCNEANAKFSHGKKVYTDYSVIGIPGDGRCLFRSVAHGACLRSGKPPPGESLQRELADDLRTRVADEFIKRKGETEWFIEGDFDTYISQIRKPHVWGGEPELFIASHVLQMPITVYMHDQEAGGLISIAEYGQEYGKENPIRVLYHGFGHYDALEIPRRKGLKPRL, translated from the exons ATGAGTGTCTGCTTTGCTGCTGGTCAATCTTCGATAAATTCTGTTGTTGTCCTAAATGGTCGTTCTCAGCTGCTATTGAGCAGTAATACCAGCGGTCTTTGGTCCCGAGGAATATCCACTTCATTTTCTTCTAGTTTAAATCATGTTGGTCTTTCTATTTGCACAAAATCGTCTTCTTCAACTATTATGGGTCAAACAATCAGAGGAGGTTGCCTTGGATCATGCTGCTCCAAGCAAACGGGCAACACTCAATTCTTTAGTTCTGTAGTACCTCGGAAAAGGCATCGTGGAATTTCATTGGCATGCCAAAGTATAAATATGAGGCTTTTGGTACctaaacaaaaaatgaaagtgAGATGTAATGTGGGACCGATAACTTGGCCACATGGGTGTGCATCAGTTGGCTTGATTTTTGGATTATTTGTATGTAATTTATCTTCTGAGCCTGCACATGCTGAGGcaaaatatgaaaatgaaaaagggaaagatGACTGCAATGAGGCAAATGCGAAATTCTCACATGGGAAGAAAGTTTACACTGACTATTCGGTAATCG GAATACCTGGGGATGGAAGATGCTTGTTCCGCTCTGTTGCACATGGAGCTTGTTTGAGATCTGGGAAACCCCCTCCTGGTGAAAGCTTGCAGAGAGAGCTCGCAGATGATTTACGGACCAGA GTTGCTGATGAGTTTATCAAAAGAAAGGGAGAGACAGAATG GTTTATTGAAGGTGATTTTGATACATATATTTCACAAATAAGGAAGCCTCATGTGTGGGGAGGTGAACCTGAATTGTTCATTGCTTCACATGTTCTGCA GATGCCAATTACTGTATACATGCATGATCAAGAAGCTGGTGGCTTGATATCAATTGCTGAGTATGGCCAAGAATACGGCAAGGAGAATCCAATTAGAGTTCTCTACCATGGGTTTGGTCATTATGATGCGTTAGAGATTCCTAGAAGGAAGGGTCTTAAGCCACGACTGTAG